The Nitrospirota bacterium genomic interval CGGAGGCCTCCGGCCCCAGGCCGGCCGCATCTTCTTCAAGGGAGAGGACATCACCGGCCTACCCATCCACGAGCGGGCCCGCCGGGGCATCACCATGGCCTGGCAGGAGCCCGTGCGGTTTGAAGGCATTACCGTCAAGGACTACCTGCACCTGGGGTGGGCGCGGCCCGCAACGACAGACCGAGCAGGGCCTACAACGACTGACCAGGCGCGTCCCTCAGCGACCGGGCAGCGGCCCGGGGCGGCAGGGCAACGGCCCGGGGGTCCCGGACCCCTTTCCACGACCTCTGGTGGGGAAGCTTTTAAAAGGGAGGGGTCGGTGACCTCCCGCACCCGGCCCGATGACATCGCGGGCTTCTCTGAGAACCACGCTTCGAATGACAGTGAAAAAGGGTCCGTGACCCCCGTGACCTCCCGGTCTCTCCAAGCGAAGCCCGATAACACCGAGGGCTCTACTGAGAGCCGCGTCTCGGATGACGAGGAAAAGGGGTCCGTGACCCCGGGGACTCCCGAAGCCCCGCAGACGCGGCCCGACAACGCCGCGGGTTCCACTGAGAACCAGGCTTCGAATGACAGTGAAAAGGGGTCCGTGACCCCTCTGTTGGAGATGGTGGGGTTGAGTCCGGAGCTTTACCTGCACCGGATGGTGGACCGCTCGCTCTCCGGCGGGCAGAGAAAGCGCGTGGAGCTGGCCTCGGTGCTCGGGCTCGGCCCCGCACTGGCGATTCTCGATGAGCCCGACAGCGGAATCGACATGCTTTCCACGAAGGACGTGATAAACGTCATTCAGGCGTTCAAGGGCAGGGGGGCGTCGGTTCTGCTCATCACCCACAGGGAGGAGATAGCCCGGGGGGCGGACACGGCGAGCCTCCTGTGCGGGGGACGCATCGTCTGCGCGGGAGACCCCGGCAGGGTGGCCGAGTACTACCGCAACAGGAAGTGCGTGATATGCGACGGCCGGGAGTGCGTCTATGTCTGAGCTCGGCGGGCTCCTTCGGGCGTATCGCGAGGCCGGCGGCGAGGACGCCGCCCTTGCGGACAGGGCCACGGCCCACCTGATGCTTGAGGGCAACAGAATCGTGAGCATGCGGGAGGTGGAGGGTTTCGCCTGCGCGGCCCGTGAGACCCCCGAGGGGCTCGATGCGTCCATCCGGGTGGCCGAGGGCGTGAGGCTTGAGAAGCCCGTGCACCTGTGCTTCGGGATGCTCCACGGCGGGCTTCAGCACATCGTGCTCGACGTGCGCTTCGGGCGGGGGGCCCGGGCGTCTTTTCTGGCCCACTGCGTGTTTCCCGACATCTCGGGCGTGGGCCACGTGATGGACGCCGAGATAGGGCTTGAGGAGGGGGCCGAGATGCGTTACAGCGAGGTGCATTTCCACGGGGAGCATGAGGGAGCCGAGGTGAGGCCCACCGCCCGGGTGCAGGTCGGTCCCCGTGCCCGGTACTTCACGGACTTCTCCCTTACGCGCGGAAGGGTGGGGGACTTGCGCATCGACTACGTCGCGGACGCCCGGGAGAGCGCCGTGGTGGAGATGACGGCCCGGGTTTTCGGCCGGGGCAGGGACAGGATTTCCATCGACGAGAAGGTCGTCCTCTCCGGCGCGGACGCCCGGAGCCTCATCAAGACCCGCGTGGCCCTGAAGGACGAGGCCCGGGGGGACATAACCGGGGCCACGGAGGGCAATGCCCAGGGGGCGCGGGGGCACGTGGACTGCATGGAGATTGTCAGGGACCGGGCGGTGGCCCGGGCTGTGCCCATCGTCAATGTCTCCCACCCGGGGGCCAAGATCACCCACGAGGCCGCCATCGGGAGCGTGGACCAGAGGCAGCTGGAGACCCTGCTGGCCCACGGCCTGACGCCCGAGGAGGCCGTGGACGTCATCGTGCGGGGGGTGCTCCGGTGAAGCGGGTGATGGTGCTGTGCACGGCAAACTCCATCCGCTCGCAGATGGCCGAGGGGTTCCTGAGGGCCATGGGCAAGGGCAGGATAGAAGCCCACAGCGCGGGCGTCATGGCCGCGGGCGTCAACCCGCGGGCCGTCAAAGCCATGCGGGAGGCCGGCATCGACATCTCCGGGCAGAGCTCCAAGGAGCTGGACCCCGCCCTCCTCCGGCGGATGGACCTGGTCATCACCGTTTGTGGCCATGCCGAGGCCACTTGCCCCTCCACGCCGCCTTCGGTCCGCCGCCTCCACCTGCCCATCGACGACCCGGTCGGGGCGCGGGGCACGGAAGAGGAAGTAATGAACGAGTTCCGCCGTGCCCGGGACGAGATAAGAGCGGCCCTCGTCCCTGTGGTCAGGGAGCTTCTGGCCGAAGAGGACATTTCCCGCCTCTACCGAAAAAGCTAAGCGGCCGCTTTCAAACCGGCCCGCCCTTCCTTTGCCGTTTCCGGACTCTCCAACCGCTTGACAGGGTGCCGGTTTGGTGACATGCTTTCCTTAACAGCCGGATTCCGGTTGACGGAAGGCGCGGAGACGGGGCGCGAACCAACTCTTTTATTCGGGGAATCCCAGGAGAAGGAGGCATCACCATGGCGGACGTTACAGTGGCCAAATTCGGAGAACTCTTCCAGACCGCCGATTGGAAGACGGAGAAGCACGTACCTGTCATCGAGTGTCCCGATAAGGTGAAGGCCGGCGAGATGTTCACGGTAACGGCCACCATCGGCAAGGAAGTGGCCCATCCCAACAAGACGGAGCACCACATCCGCTGGATAGAGCTGTATTTTCATCCCGAGGGCGAGAAGTTCCCCCTGCAGGTGGCAAACTGCCAGTTTACGGCCCACGGCGAGGGCCTGGAGGGGCCGGACACGGGGGCGGTGCACGCCCATCACGCGGTCACCGTGCAGATGAAGACGGCCAAGCCCGGCACGCTGTACGCAACGAGCTACTGCAACATCCACGGCCTCTGGAAATACAGCAAGGAGGTCAAGCTCTCCTGAGGGGGCGGGCGGCATCCTGAAAAGCGGGCGCTCTTTCGGCCCTTTGAGTCTCTACCGAAAGGTGCACTGAAGGCCGGGAGCGCCGTTGCGCCCGGGTCGCTTGTGGCGTCGAGCCGGCCGCCCATGATGCCCACCAGCTCCTTGACGATGGCCAGCCCCAGGCCCATGCCGGAGGAGCCCTTTCCCTTGTAGAACCTCTTGAAGATATGAGGCAGGTCCTCCGGGGCTATGCCCCGCCCGGTGTCCCTCACCTGGATGTGGAAGCTCCCGTCCGTCTTGCCCAGCTCCACCCGGACGGCGCCTCTGTCGGTGTACTTTATGGCGTTGGTGATGATGTTTCTGAGGATGATTTCCAGTTTCTCCAGGTCGGCGGTGACCGCGCACTCCCCCTCGGGGAGGACCGAGACCTCCACCGGCTTTCCCGCGAGCATGGGGGAAAGGGAGGCCACGACGCCCCGGGCGAGGCTGCCCAGCTCCACGGTCTCGTATTCGGCTGGCTTGAAGAAGCTGGCCTCGGCCTTGGCGAAGTCCTCGATGCCCTCCACCAGGGAGATGAGCCTCTCCACCTGGCCGGCCAGCCCGGCCACGGTCTCCCGGTCGCACCGGACGACCCCGTCGGCCACGCCCTCCAGGTGGGCCTTCATCACGGTCAGCGGGGTGCGCAGCTCGTGGGCCACGTTGCTGGTGAGGTGCTTCCTCAGGGCCTCCTCCCTCTCCAGGGACTCCACCATGTGGTTGAAGGCCTGGGTGAACCGGCCTATCTCGTCCTTGGACCCGCCCGGCACGCGGACGCTCAGGTCCCCGGTGGAGACTTTTCCGGCGGCGCGGGTGAGACGCTTTATGGGGCCGGTGAGAAAGATGCTGAAGACGGCCGACAGGAAGACGGCGCCCCCGCCGGCGATGACGAAGCTGGTGACGAGGAAGGTGCGGCCCCGGCGCTTGAAGATGCCCTCCTTGGCCTTCAGAAGCCCCCTCCTCTCCAGGGGCCGTATGTGCAGGGAGCCTATCTCCTTGCCCTGGGCAAAGAGGGGATAGCTCTCGAACTCCCCCATCGGCTGGTTCAGGTTCACCAGGGCCTCCATGCGCCTCCGCATGGTGGGGGTGAGCCCCTTCAGGGCCTCCCGCGAGGTGAGGACCCCCTTCCCCCCGGCGTCCAGCACCTGCACGTCGAACCCCAGCATGGTGGCCCAGTGCAGGTAGTCCTCCAGGGTCTTCCTGTCCCAGCCGCTCCGGGGGTCGTAACTGCCCTCCACCGAGGCCAGCACCCAGTAGAGGCGGTCCTCCCGGGCCCCCATGACATAGTCCTCGAAGTCCTTGATGATAAGGTGCTCGAAGATGAAGTTGCTGACCAGGGCGGTGAGGATGACGGCGAAGAAGGCCAGGAAAAGCTTAGTCCTCATCCCGCGTGCCGATGAACTTGTATCCCAGGCCGTAGACCGTCTTTATGAAGACGGGCTCACGCGGGTTGGGCTCTATCTTCTGCCTCAGGTTCTTGATATGGGCGTCCACGGTGCGCTCGTACCCCTCGAAGTCGTAGCCCTGCGCGAGGTTGACCAGCTGAAGCCTGCTCAGCACGGCCTGGGGGCGTTCGGCCAGTATCTGCAGCATCCTGAACTCCGTGGGGGTGAGGGTCACGGGTGCGCCGTCGCGCTGTACCTCGTGGTTCTGGACGTTTATCGTGAGGATGCCGCCGTTGAAGCTCAGGACCCGCACGGGCTTCCTCGTCCTCCTCAGAAGGGCGTTCACCCGCGCCACCAGCTCCCGCGGACTGAAGGGCTTGACCACGTAGTCGTCGGCCCCGATGTGCAGGCCCTTGACCTTCTCCTCCTCGGCGCTCTTGGCCGTCACCATGATGATGGGCACGTCGGAGTTTTCCCTGAGGAGGGTGCATATCTCCTCGCCGGCCATGTCCGGGAGCATGAGGTCCAGGATGACCAGGTCGTGGTCCTGCTTGAGGAGGGCCAGGGCCTGCTCACCTGTCTCGGCCACCGCCGCCTGGTAGCCCTCCCGCTCGAGGTAGGCCCTGGTGATGTCCGCTATCCTTCGCTCATCCTCGATAATGAGGATTTTTCCCTTATTTGTAGCGCTCATAGATTGAGTATACCCTTCCGGAAAAGCCTTCCGCAAGGCCGGTGCAAGGCGGCGGGCGGCCTTGCCCCGGCCCTCCCGTTCCGGTACACTTGGGGTACTCAGCCACCAAGGAGGGACATCCATGGCAGCGAAGAAGATGGGGGAACTGCTGAACCAGGCCATAGCCCGGGAGATAGCGGTGAGCATCCAGTACATGTGGCAGCACGTGATGGTCAAGGGCCTGTATGCCCAGTCGGTGGGGCCCGTCTTCCGGCAGATAGCCCTGACCGAGATGCTCCATGCCGAGATGATAGCCGAGCGCCTGGACTACCTGGGCGGGAAGCCCACCACCGAGCCCGCAACCATAAACGTGGGGGGCTCCGACCCGGAGGCCATGCTCAAACTCGACGTCAAGGCCGAGGAGGAGGCCCTGGCCCTCTACCGGGAAATCATCGAGCTTGCCCAGAAGGAGGGGGACTACACCACCCGAAAGCTCTTCGAGGATATCCTGCGGGACGAGGAGAACCACCACAACACGTTCCTGAACCTCCTGGGCAAGTAGCCAGGCGCGGCCTGGAGCGGCTGGACACTGAAGGGGATTATGCCTAGGACGGCCTGCTTCCCGTCCCGTTTCACTGGCGTTAAAGAGGGGACTGGTCCCCGGCCAGCGGGCCGGAGCGACTTGACATCGAAGGGGATTATGCCTAGGACGGCCTGCTTCCTAACCCGTTTCGATGGAGTTAAAAAGGGGGGCTGGCCCCCCTGGTCCCCTCTAAGATAGGGGTATGGAGAGCGTTTACATCCACGTGCCTTTCTGCGTGCGGAAGTGCGTCTACTGCGATTTCCTCTCGGTGCCCTTCGACCCCGGGCTCGCCCGGGCGTACGTGGAGGCCCTGGCCTGCGAGGTCCGCCTGCGGGAGGGGGGCGAGATAAAGACGCTTTACCTGGGCGGGGGAACGCCCACCGTCCTGCCGGATGCGCTCTTAAAAACCCTCTTCGGGGCGCTCATGGAGCGCTTCACCCTTCTGCCCGGCGCGGAGGTCACCATGGAGGCCAACCCCGGCACCCTGGGAGGTGGCAGGGCCGGGACGCTCCGCTCCCTGGGTGTGAACCGCCTGAGCATCGGGGTGCAGTCCTTCAGGGACGAGGACCTGCGGCTCCTGGGAAGGGTGCACAGCGCCCGGGATGCCGAGGAGGCCGCACAGAGGGCCAGGAAGGCCGGGTTTGAGAACGTCTCGCTGGACCTTGTCTTCGGCATCCCGGGGCAGACCCCGGAGGGCTGGCAGGAGACCCTCGAGCGCGCCCTCTCCCTTTCCCCGGCCCATATATCGGCCTACGAGCTCACCCCCGAGGCGGGCACCCCGCTCATGGAGGCCCTGGAGCGGGGAGACCTCGTCATGCCCGGGGAGGACGTGGTCCTGGAGATGTTCGCCCGCACCGTGGACACCCTCGCCGCCCACGGCCTTTTCCGCTATGAGATATCCAACTACGCCCGGCCGGGACGGGAATGTCGCCACAACCTCAACTACTGGGACAGGGGCGAGTACCTGGGCCTGGGGGCGGGGGCCCACTCCCTCCTCTGGGAGAGGCGGGAAAGCAACACCAGGGACATCGGGGGCTATATCGCAAGCCTTTCGGAGGGCGCGCTTCCCGTGGCCGAAAGCAACGCCCTCAGCCGGGAGGACATCCTCAGGGAGGTATTCTTCCTCGGCCTCCGGAAGACGGAGGGCATCGAGAGGGAAAAGTGCGAGAGGGAGCTGGGTGTGGACCTCGGGGATGCCCTCCGGGAGCTTGAGGACGAGGGTCTTCTTGAGGTCGGCCAGCGGAGGGTGCGCCTGACCGGGCGGGGGATGCTTCTGTTCAACCCCACGGTGGGCAGGCTCCTGGACGCCCTGAATCTCTAGAGGGCGTAAGGGGGATTTCGCATCCCCCTTACGTATCCCCCTCTGCGCATAAGGGGGAGTTTCTCCCCCTCATGTATCCCCCCGGAAAAAACGGAAAAGCTTTGCTTTACGTAGGGAGGACTAACGGTGTCCCTACGTACCCCTTGGTAAGAAAAAGTATTCTCTTCGTCTCATGTGAGGGTGTTTGTTCCTCGCAGGGCCAACTGGCGTCCCCTTGTATAGTCCCCTTAATCTCCAGTCTCCAGTTTCTAGCCTTTGCCGAAGGTGATGGGGGTAGCGGGCTTCTCCGCTCTGGCGTCCTCCGCCTGCTCCGGGCCGGGGCACGTGCCCGCCGCGCAGGAGCAGAGCTTCCCCCGGGCCTTCTGGAAGGCCTCTCTTCCTTCACGGAAAGCCAGCAGGGCGATGAGGAGCGCCCCCAGGCTGTCCAGCCCCCCGATGCCCGTCAGCTCGTAGCCTCCGCTTGAAAGGAGGAGAATGACCGAGAGGTAAAGGCAGGTCCTCGTGCAGGCGGCATCCGCGACGATGGCCTCGCTCCGGAGGGCCAGGCCCACCCCCATCTTGTAGCGGATGAGAAGCCACATGGTGGCTATGGAGACCAGGGCCACCACGATGCCCCAGAAGGTGGTCACGGGGGCATGGCCCTCCACGAGGTTGACGACTGACGTTACGGCCAGCCCCGCCGCCAGCAGGTAGAAGGCCCCCCCGGTGATGCGGAGGGCCCGCGCCTCGAACCGGTCCGGGCTCTCCTGGCCGCCCCGGCGTATCCGCCGCACCATGTGCCAGATGCCCACGCCGGAGATGACCTCCACGAAGGAGTCGAGGCCGAAGCCCATGAGCGCGAAGGTCTTGTCCTCGAGCCCGAAAAACAGGGAGACCAGGCCCTCGGCAAAATTGTACGAGACCGTCACCAGCGCCAGCGCGGCGGCC includes:
- a CDS encoding arsenate reductase ArsC encodes the protein MVLCTANSIRSQMAEGFLRAMGKGRIEAHSAGVMAAGVNPRAVKAMREAGIDISGQSSKELDPALLRRMDLVITVCGHAEATCPSTPPSVRRLHLPIDDPVGARGTEEEVMNEFRRARDEIRAALVPVVRELLAEEDISRLYRKS
- a CDS encoding class II SORL domain-containing protein, whose amino-acid sequence is MADVTVAKFGELFQTADWKTEKHVPVIECPDKVKAGEMFTVTATIGKEVAHPNKTEHHIRWIELYFHPEGEKFPLQVANCQFTAHGEGLEGPDTGAVHAHHAVTVQMKTAKPGTLYATSYCNIHGLWKYSKEVKLS
- a CDS encoding ATP-binding cassette domain-containing protein, producing the protein MALLDIRDLTLAVEGRSILKGLTFSIKEGEIHALLGTNGTGKSTVANLIMGSGGLRPQAGRIFFKGEDITGLPIHERARRGITMAWQEPVRFEGITVKDYLHLGWARPATTDRAGPTTTDQARPSATGQRPGAAGQRPGGPGPLSTTSGGEAFKREGSVTSRTRPDDIAGFSENHASNDSEKGSVTPVTSRSLQAKPDNTEGSTESRVSDDEEKGSVTPGTPEAPQTRPDNAAGSTENQASNDSEKGSVTPLLEMVGLSPELYLHRMVDRSLSGGQRKRVELASVLGLGPALAILDEPDSGIDMLSTKDVINVIQAFKGRGASVLLITHREEIARGADTASLLCGGRIVCAGDPGRVAEYYRNRKCVICDGRECVYV
- a CDS encoding response regulator transcription factor; this encodes MSATNKGKILIIEDERRIADITRAYLEREGYQAAVAETGEQALALLKQDHDLVILDLMLPDMAGEEICTLLRENSDVPIIMVTAKSAEEEKVKGLHIGADDYVVKPFSPRELVARVNALLRRTRKPVRVLSFNGGILTINVQNHEVQRDGAPVTLTPTEFRMLQILAERPQAVLSRLQLVNLAQGYDFEGYERTVDAHIKNLRQKIEPNPREPVFIKTVYGLGYKFIGTRDED
- a CDS encoding ferritin-like domain-containing protein, which codes for MAAKKMGELLNQAIAREIAVSIQYMWQHVMVKGLYAQSVGPVFRQIALTEMLHAEMIAERLDYLGGKPTTEPATINVGGSDPEAMLKLDVKAEEEALALYREIIELAQKEGDYTTRKLFEDILRDEENHHNTFLNLLGK
- the hemW gene encoding radical SAM family heme chaperone HemW; protein product: MESVYIHVPFCVRKCVYCDFLSVPFDPGLARAYVEALACEVRLREGGEIKTLYLGGGTPTVLPDALLKTLFGALMERFTLLPGAEVTMEANPGTLGGGRAGTLRSLGVNRLSIGVQSFRDEDLRLLGRVHSARDAEEAAQRARKAGFENVSLDLVFGIPGQTPEGWQETLERALSLSPAHISAYELTPEAGTPLMEALERGDLVMPGEDVVLEMFARTVDTLAAHGLFRYEISNYARPGRECRHNLNYWDRGEYLGLGAGAHSLLWERRESNTRDIGGYIASLSEGALPVAESNALSREDILREVFFLGLRKTEGIEREKCERELGVDLGDALRELEDEGLLEVGQRRVRLTGRGMLLFNPTVGRLLDALNL
- a CDS encoding SufD family Fe-S cluster assembly protein; this translates as MSELGGLLRAYREAGGEDAALADRATAHLMLEGNRIVSMREVEGFACAARETPEGLDASIRVAEGVRLEKPVHLCFGMLHGGLQHIVLDVRFGRGARASFLAHCVFPDISGVGHVMDAEIGLEEGAEMRYSEVHFHGEHEGAEVRPTARVQVGPRARYFTDFSLTRGRVGDLRIDYVADARESAVVEMTARVFGRGRDRISIDEKVVLSGADARSLIKTRVALKDEARGDITGATEGNAQGARGHVDCMEIVRDRAVARAVPIVNVSHPGAKITHEAAIGSVDQRQLETLLAHGLTPEEAVDVIVRGVLR
- a CDS encoding HAMP domain-containing sensor histidine kinase, with protein sequence MRTKLFLAFFAVILTALVSNFIFEHLIIKDFEDYVMGAREDRLYWVLASVEGSYDPRSGWDRKTLEDYLHWATMLGFDVQVLDAGGKGVLTSREALKGLTPTMRRRMEALVNLNQPMGEFESYPLFAQGKEIGSLHIRPLERRGLLKAKEGIFKRRGRTFLVTSFVIAGGGAVFLSAVFSIFLTGPIKRLTRAAGKVSTGDLSVRVPGGSKDEIGRFTQAFNHMVESLEREEALRKHLTSNVAHELRTPLTVMKAHLEGVADGVVRCDRETVAGLAGQVERLISLVEGIEDFAKAEASFFKPAEYETVELGSLARGVVASLSPMLAGKPVEVSVLPEGECAVTADLEKLEIILRNIITNAIKYTDRGAVRVELGKTDGSFHIQVRDTGRGIAPEDLPHIFKRFYKGKGSSGMGLGLAIVKELVGIMGGRLDATSDPGATALPAFSAPFGRDSKGRKSARFSGCRPPPQESLTSLLYFQRPWMLQ
- a CDS encoding cation transporter, with product MNAIRFPEDRERLYRWAAALALVTVSYNFAEGLVSLFFGLEDKTFALMGFGLDSFVEVISGVGIWHMVRRIRRGGQESPDRFEARALRITGGAFYLLAAGLAVTSVVNLVEGHAPVTTFWGIVVALVSIATMWLLIRYKMGVGLALRSEAIVADAACTRTCLYLSVILLLSSGGYELTGIGGLDSLGALLIALLAFREGREAFQKARGKLCSCAAGTCPGPEQAEDARAEKPATPITFGKG